Proteins encoded by one window of Lathyrus oleraceus cultivar Zhongwan6 chromosome 1, CAAS_Psat_ZW6_1.0, whole genome shotgun sequence:
- the LOC127074061 gene encoding uncharacterized protein LOC127074061 — translation MSSHVLKNLIAMLEAEEAEAAKSNNHGTAHAFNNHGGGNQNFSGAKINSGSNAGDRKKYRTTNNHGNRTINNRGTFHGNGNGGYTEGNFDASTTNYNK, via the coding sequence ATGTCATCTCATGTGCTCAAAAACCTCATCGCCATGCTTGAGGCTGAAGAAGCCGAAGCTGCAAAATCGAACAACCACGGTACTGCTCACGCATTTAACAACCATGGCGGTGGGAACCAAAACTTCTCCGGTGCCAAAATCAACAGCGGTTCAAATGCCGGGGACCGAAAGAAATATCGCACCACCAACAATCATGGTAACCGTACCATAAATAACCGTGGAACTTTCCATGGTAATGGCAATGGAGGGTATACTGAGGGGAACTTTGACGCATCCACAACGAACTATAACAAATAG
- the LOC127074052 gene encoding uncharacterized protein LOC127074052: protein MSSRVLKKLIAMLEAEEAEAAKSNNHGTADAFNNHGGGNQNFSGAKINSGSNSGDREKHRTTNNHGERTVNNSGTFHGNGNGGYTEGNFDASTTNFNK from the coding sequence ATGTCATCTCGTGTGCTCAAGAAACTCATCGCCATGCTTGAGGCTGAAGAAGCCGAAGCTGCGAAATCCAACAACCATGGTACTGCTGACGCATTTAACAACCATGGCGGCGGGAACCAAAATTTCTCCGGTGCCAAAATCAACAGCGGTTCAAATTCTGGGGACCGAGAGAAACACCGCACCACCAACAATCATGGCGAGCGTACCGTAAATAACAGTGGTACTTTCCATGGTAATGGCAATGGAGGGTACACTGAGGGTAACTTTGACGCATCCACAACGAACTTTAACAAATAG